Proteins encoded within one genomic window of Bacillus sp. 1NLA3E:
- a CDS encoding ribonuclease J yields MATTENKLSIFALGGINEIGKNMYVIQYANDIIIVDCGGKFPDESLLGIDLIIPDITYLEENQDKIRALIVTHGHEDHIGGVPFFLKKLNVPIYATRFTLGLIELKLDEHKLRRDTQLVQINSDSNLELGEINVSFFRVSHSIPDCLGVVFHTPEGNVVHTGDFKFDLTPVNSQHSDIHKMAEIGNQGVLVLISESTNAERSGLTPSEQIIGGHMDEAFMKADGKIFISTFASNVNRLQQVVEASIKTNRKLALLGRSMVNVVSVAIEHGYLNVPEGMLIEANEVDKLAPEKVTILCTGSQGEPNAALARLASGNYRDAAIYPGDTVIFAASPIPGNEKDVSRIIDNLFQLGAKVVYGSGSSTGMHVSGHGYQEDLKLMLTLMKPTYFIPIHGEYRMLHHHRLLAESVGIEKGNTFNIKNGDVVDVENSVARQTRQVPSGVTYVDGMGVGDVGEIVLRDRKQLSEDGMLVIVLTISKTDRKIIQGPDTISRGFVYVKDSEDLIKEINRLVKKSVNDLQAENVRQWNVIKQSIKKSVGQYLYSQTKRKPMILPIIIEI; encoded by the coding sequence TTGGCAACCACTGAAAATAAATTATCCATTTTCGCCTTAGGTGGCATCAATGAAATCGGAAAAAACATGTATGTTATCCAATATGCTAACGATATTATTATTGTCGACTGTGGTGGTAAGTTTCCAGATGAGAGTTTATTAGGAATCGATTTAATTATCCCTGATATTACCTATTTAGAAGAAAATCAGGACAAAATCCGTGCATTAATTGTGACCCATGGACACGAAGATCATATCGGTGGTGTTCCTTTTTTCTTAAAAAAATTAAACGTCCCCATTTATGCAACCCGTTTTACACTAGGTTTGATTGAATTAAAATTAGACGAGCATAAGCTCCGACGGGATACGCAATTAGTCCAGATTAACTCGGATTCAAATCTTGAGTTGGGTGAGATCAATGTTTCCTTTTTCAGAGTTAGTCATAGTATTCCTGATTGTCTTGGCGTCGTCTTCCATACACCTGAAGGAAATGTTGTCCATACCGGGGACTTCAAATTCGATTTAACACCTGTAAATAGCCAACATTCTGATATTCATAAAATGGCTGAAATCGGCAATCAAGGTGTCTTAGTATTAATTTCGGAAAGTACAAATGCAGAACGGTCTGGTTTAACCCCTTCGGAGCAAATTATTGGTGGCCATATGGATGAAGCTTTTATGAAAGCTGATGGAAAAATCTTCATCTCCACCTTTGCTTCAAATGTAAATCGCCTACAGCAAGTCGTTGAAGCTTCAATTAAAACTAATCGAAAGCTTGCTTTACTTGGTCGAAGTATGGTCAATGTTGTCTCAGTTGCGATTGAACATGGGTATTTAAATGTTCCAGAAGGGATGCTAATTGAGGCAAATGAAGTCGATAAGCTGGCGCCTGAAAAGGTTACGATTCTATGTACGGGAAGTCAAGGAGAACCAAATGCAGCCCTTGCCCGCCTAGCTAGCGGAAACTATCGGGATGCTGCTATCTATCCTGGAGACACAGTTATTTTTGCCGCTTCGCCAATCCCAGGCAATGAAAAGGACGTTTCACGTATCATCGACAACTTGTTTCAACTTGGCGCCAAGGTTGTATATGGATCTGGAAGTTCAACGGGAATGCATGTTTCAGGACATGGTTACCAGGAAGATTTAAAACTCATGCTTACCTTAATGAAACCCACCTATTTTATTCCAATCCATGGTGAATATCGAATGTTGCATCACCACCGCTTGTTAGCTGAATCGGTTGGAATAGAAAAAGGGAACACTTTTAATATTAAAAATGGTGATGTCGTTGATGTTGAAAACTCAGTTGCCCGACAAACTCGGCAAGTACCTTCAGGGGTTACATATGTAGATGGGATGGGTGTTGGCGATGTTGGAGAGATTGTATTACGAGACCGTAAACAACTTTCTGAGGATGGAATGCTCGTGATTGTTTTAACAATTAGTAAAACAGACCGCAAAATTATTCAAGGTCCAGATACCATTTCTCGTGGGTTCGTGTACGTAAAAGATTCCGAGGATCTTATCAAAGAGATTAACCGTCTTGTAAAAAAATCCGTTAATGACTTACAAGCAGAGAATGTTCGGCAGTGGAATGTAATCAAACAAAGTATTAAAAAATCAGTAGGACAATATTTATACTCCCAAACGAAGCGAAAGCCAATGATCCTGCCAATCATTATTGAAATTTGA
- a CDS encoding DeoR/GlpR family DNA-binding transcription regulator: protein MYQEERLLSILDFLKKNNRISVEQICSLLNVSRDTARRDLVKLEEEKSILRTRGGAILPSVHQEIKDYSNRLKTVSDEKKTIGKLAASFIFPGDRVILDASTTVQSCAEQIENIDCTIITNSINQAEVLSNNSDVNIQLLGGTLHKEHRFLYGSSVSEKLAEFHVDKAFIGVVGISEHGLTSPHEEDGMVKRKMIKQAKQVIVLADHTKLGITDFFRFANLNDIDLLITDKTPPKAFRDLLNKNNVELLTADQKDIGVD, encoded by the coding sequence TTGTATCAAGAGGAAAGATTATTGTCCATTTTGGATTTTCTTAAAAAGAATAATAGAATTTCAGTCGAACAAATCTGTTCCTTGCTTAATGTTTCAAGAGACACAGCAAGAAGAGATTTGGTCAAACTAGAAGAAGAAAAATCAATATTACGGACACGTGGAGGGGCGATTCTTCCCTCTGTTCATCAAGAAATAAAAGACTACTCGAACCGACTTAAAACGGTTTCTGACGAAAAAAAGACGATTGGAAAACTAGCAGCTTCGTTTATTTTTCCAGGTGATAGAGTAATATTGGATGCCTCAACTACCGTTCAATCCTGCGCTGAACAGATTGAAAATATAGATTGTACCATTATCACCAATTCAATTAACCAGGCAGAAGTATTATCTAACAACTCAGATGTGAATATTCAACTCCTAGGTGGGACTCTTCATAAAGAACATCGGTTTCTATACGGTTCATCTGTATCAGAAAAATTAGCAGAATTTCATGTAGATAAAGCTTTTATTGGTGTAGTTGGCATTTCTGAACATGGTTTAACCAGTCCTCATGAGGAGGATGGAATGGTAAAACGAAAAATGATTAAGCAAGCTAAGCAGGTTATCGTTTTAGCCGATCATACAAAATTAGGTATCACTGATTTTTTCAGGTTTGCCAATCTAAATGATATAGATCTTTTAATAACGGATAAAACTCCCCCAAAAGCGTTTAGGGATTTGTTGAATAAAAACAATGTTGAGCTCTTAACTGCTGATCAAAAAGACATAGGAGTGGATTAA
- a CDS encoding Cof-type HAD-IIB family hydrolase: protein MKLIAIDLDGTLLNEENQVSIQNLEAIKFAQSNQIEIVIATGRTHFDVQSIFKNCGIKTWVIGANGATIHQPNGELFHSEPINRQGALNILSWLEKENFYYEVCSNDFIWTPHNGRELLAIEMDRITSAYPDINKDRLKYAAEKQFSQTGFSYIKSYKDLFDKDIDFYNILAFSFDEEKLKKGWANFEYRDDLTMVKSAKHNFELEHKNASKGIALEILAKKLNINLADTAAVGDSFNDLSMLRIAGRSAAMGNAHQEIKDACHEVTLPNHEDGVAHFLYTLTKTTAIHS, encoded by the coding sequence GTGAAATTGATTGCGATTGATTTAGATGGAACTTTACTTAATGAAGAAAACCAAGTAAGCATACAAAATTTGGAAGCTATTAAATTTGCCCAATCCAACCAAATTGAAATTGTTATTGCGACAGGACGCACTCATTTTGATGTTCAATCCATATTTAAAAATTGCGGTATTAAAACTTGGGTTATTGGAGCTAATGGAGCCACAATTCACCAACCAAATGGAGAATTGTTCCACTCAGAACCAATCAATAGACAGGGTGCATTAAATATTTTGAGTTGGCTCGAAAAAGAAAACTTTTATTATGAAGTTTGTAGCAATGATTTCATATGGACTCCGCATAATGGAAGAGAGCTTTTAGCAATCGAAATGGATCGAATAACAAGTGCATACCCCGATATAAATAAAGATCGACTGAAATATGCTGCAGAAAAGCAATTCAGTCAAACAGGCTTTTCCTATATCAAGTCCTACAAAGATCTTTTTGATAAAGATATTGATTTTTACAATATCCTTGCCTTTTCGTTTGATGAGGAAAAGCTGAAAAAAGGCTGGGCAAATTTTGAGTATAGGGACGATTTAACCATGGTTAAGTCTGCTAAACATAATTTTGAATTGGAACACAAGAATGCTTCAAAAGGAATTGCCCTAGAAATTCTTGCAAAAAAGCTAAATATTAACTTAGCGGATACTGCAGCAGTTGGCGACAGCTTTAACGATTTATCTATGCTAAGAATTGCCGGAAGAAGTGCCGCAATGGGGAATGCCCATCAGGAGATTAAAGACGCCTGTCATGAAGTTACCCTTCCTAATCACGAAGACGGTGTTGCACATTTCCTCTATACTTTAACAAAAACAACAGCTATTCATTCTTGA